From the Carassius auratus strain Wakin unplaced genomic scaffold, ASM336829v1 scaf_tig00003777, whole genome shotgun sequence genome, the window ACTATTTTCTAGGTCTCCATATAATTGGGAGGAAACATGATATGTCACCAGGTAAATTATTAAACAGCCTTCTCATTTAGACCATACAACTTCCAAAGCACTTGGGTGATGGAGTTTTTGTGGAAGCTTGCAACCCGAGAACTAGCCTGTGTAGTGTGACCCGCCAAGCCATGTGGAGATCCTGACGCCCGTGGATGGATAACTGAggctttatataaaaatatcaggTAGGAACTCGATCTAGAGCATCCATGAGTCAACTAATTTATTCATGCCGGGCCACACGCTCATTAAGCTGCGAGTGGAGGCGCTGTGAGGGAGATGGCTTTGTGTTTCAGCACAGTTACAAAAGGAGGCCTATCCTCTTTCAGGCATTTGTCTACATTTACCTACAAGACATTGACTTGCACAGTTTTATGGGCAACCACTGAATAACTTGATTAgcaatcaatttaataaaatttgcATCAAAAGGAATATTCCGGGTTCAGTTGACAAAGCTTAACTGACAGCATTTCTGAGATAATTACcaccaaaataatttttctataaaaaagcaaaaaatctaAGGTTTCTGCAAGGCATTTACATTGAAAGTCAAAGGGATAGGATATAGGAttcaaaagcagaaatgtgaagctcTTTTTATAAAAGCTCTCACATTCATTTTATGCTAAAACTTTAAACTTGGTAAAATtggtattgttatttttttacagctgttTTAGGAGTtatgttgtcatggcaacaaagttgaaataaattacacagaaaagTTTAACATGCTTCCACTAAAATCATGTTACACCAGtgttttttcttcataaatagttttttgttattttttattttctttttcaaagttaCAGTAATTTTGTCATTcttattagtttttcttttcaaatgtgtCTTTATAggtttattaatatttcagttttagtttagttattttagcacatcaagttaaactaaatgaaaatttgaaatgttgccttggaaaaatattttttttttaatttcagataaattaatataagtaatgaacatgaatatatatttatggattccattccattttaaatgccatatttctttttttgttacacCTTAAAGTACTGTTGATCGAGCTTAACTTGAACCCTTTTTCTTGAACTCAGAATTTTCCATAAAGTTAATGGATATAACCTGTCTTGTTAGTTCTTCTCCTTTTCAAGTTGGGTTACACTAATGGAATAGTTTATAATAGACTTAATGCTGATTTTGCAGGGTAAACAAAAAGAACGAGAGACTACAGAGATTTTGGAGAGCCCTCACACAATCCACCTGTCAAACACAGTCactcactctcacaaacacacatttatggcCTTCAGAGGTCATAGGTTTTAGCGAACAGCTGACGACTCTGAAAGCCACACAAGTCATAAAAGGTTATAACCGTATACTTCGTTTATTTGGATAAAGTCTGGTGAAATATAGTTATGCTGTACATATTTTTTAGTGTTTGAGTCCGTGATGCTGATTTTTATATGCCATCATATAAGCCTGTCTAAGAAGAGCCAGTTTGACTGCATAACTGCTTTGATAGAGGGGGCATTTTCAAATGTAACAGGTGGGACCTTTGGGAATGTCAGTGCAGGCAGACAAATCACTGGCAGCtgtaacagcacacacacaagtacaaacacacacaccctctctctctctctctctctctctctctcacacacacacacacacacacacacacaacagatgacgtttttttttttttttttttttaaggtatcttgttttatttaattagcaAATTGCAAGAGGCCTAGTTACTTAAGACAGTTAAACCATCATAATTACAGAGATAACATGCAAAGAAAACAGCAGAGAGCCATCTCAGACTTCCGCTGTTCCCAAGACAGAAAACAAGTCCCCATTTCAGCCTACTACATAAGCTAAGTAGCGCCACCTTGTGGACAGCCATTTACCTTCATTGGAAGGTAAATAATTGCAACTGAGTGCTTAAAAGAATATATTGATTTTTGGAAAAAATATCTCACAGATTATTCTAATAACTGATTGCATATAAAAATAGTTTACATGATAAACTGTACataaaaggtttggggttggtaagaaatgaatgctttcattcagcaaggatgcattaacttgatcaaaagtcacaggagagacatttacaatgttacaaaagatttctatatcaagcaaatgctgttcttttgacatttCCATTTATCTAAGAATCCCGGGTAAAATGTATCATGACTTCCAAAAAGAAGATTAAGCCGAATatctgttttcaacatggataataataataggaaatgttacTCGAGCAAATAAATCTTAGATATATgttctatttttactgtatttggaaacaaataaatgcaggcttggtgagcacaagagacttttatacaaaaacattaaaaaatcttacttgcCTCAACCTTTTGAATGGTGTATGTTTAGTACAAGAATAATGTTCTTAAGATTCAAGACCTATGAGCACTATAAAAGAAATATCTCATTGGCAACATATATATCATGCTGAATTATCATTCCTTCTAATCAATGTTCTGCTAGCTACAAAATGATTGCATCAACCTGTTTACACTTATTAGGCAcatatttccatttctttttctatataataatgtaaaacccAAGGTCAGAATTTGATCTGAGCCATACcctgtattaaaataaacaagattAATAATGTGAATAACATGTAAAGTGCATGTGCAACTCTAAGAATGTAACTTAACTTGACTAGATCAAGCTGCTTCTGGACGTATGGCTCAGTTTATCCTGCATGTGTCATTCTGAAACACACATAAGCAGCAGGTCTAAAATCCCTCATCTGTGCCTTCAGTCTGTTGGAGTCTGGAGCTGGAGTCATTTTCCAGTTCTGGGGAATCAGTAAGCCTCAGGTGCTCAGACTCTCCATTGATTGGCATCTGTAGGTGTTTGGTTCTGGTTGGGACAGGAAGCTGTTCAGAATGGAGCAGTTCCGTGGGGTCGAGTTCCCCCTCTGCAGTCACTGGGGCAGTGACACGCGGCCGCGCTGATTTAATCCTCAACCTGTGTTTCAGGTCCTGCTCTTTCTCCTAAAACAGATGTTTCAGCTAATCGCAGCTACAAACAATTAGATCAAATACAGTGTACTGAATATTACCTGAGggatttaaattcattaaaagtgaATGAATGATAAATGTCATTTGGTTCTGCTTCACCTTTCTCCTCTCCTCCACTTGTCTCATCTTCATCTCAATGTCTTCCTTTCTGGTGACTTCTTGTTCTTTGCGAATTTTCAGTGACTCTAGCCGAGCGGGTGGCCTTCTCTTTGGCTTCTCAGCATCATCCATCTAACagacattatacatttttgttgaaattatcatgcatacacacacaatatgaaaTTTTTATTACAGATTTTCCTTCTATTGAAGGAATAGTCAACTAAATGTTAGAGTGGATTAAAGACTAAAGATCATTATCAAACTAAATAAACTCCAAAAAGGGTGATCAGGACCACAACCCTGTCTTGTATCAAAGGGTTTATTTTGGAATTATgatcaactaaataaaaaaaaagttagttgcCAGTAACAATGGTCAAATACACAGTATAGAGCTCATTACacaaaaagatttgtattttagaGATTCttgtaataataaatgattataagcatgcaataaataaataaataaataaataaataaattccaatgCAATGCGtaattcaaaatacaggtaaaatcattaagaaatattcctttatATTAACACTCTACCCTTTTTTACAGACTTTTTATATTAACACTCTGCCCttttttacagacttttcttaaaatgttgtttaatgtgagaaaatgtaatatttgagaCATTATAGCAgctttatttaatgctttttatatttcAGGATTTATACTTTTCAGCCCTCACCATGATGTCGTAGGCTTCCCCACTTCCTCCCTGTCTTGGCTGAGCTGGAATTATTCCTTGAACCAGCAGTTGCTCCAGGATCTCACTGGACTCAGGCCTCTCTTCACTTTGCTGGGCCAGTCCAGGACTCTGGGCTAGATTTCACACAACGTGTAggtcaaaataatcattagattcAGTTGATTTCCTACATTCTATTTGATATGTTTATTCCATTTCAGCTTTCCTCtgcactttcagtcagcagtttttggttcatttaaagtgaaataaaatcaagCTGTCCTAGAATTTCGATCTAACCTTGTAGCGGTGGCAGCATTCTAGGTACAGATCCAGGTAGAACCGATGGCTCTGCTGCATCTAGACTGACCCCGCTATCGGTGGTCATTTTGGACACTGCAGAGTCACCACGAGAGCCTCCCTGAGCCACAACAACCTCCAGAGTTTCGCTctacaaaataaaagcaaagtCAGATATAAGTCTTCATATAATAGAACATTGACAGCCTAAATTGTCAGCCTGTCATATAGTTTATCTGTTCTGttggctgttttttttaaaggatttagGAATGTGAAACCAGGCGAAATCAGCTCAGACCAGCtaaagcattttgttttgtttaattattcatCTAATTCACATAATATAGACTATTAAATATCACAGCTGAGGGAAAAAACCAATTATCTTCATCAGTTTCCTCATTTGTTTCAACATATTATAACCACTACCGACTCGTTTATTAATTCATGTTCGAAATCATAAATCGAATAACAAAAAGACTACAGCTGACCTCATTTCCGTTCAGACTGTTCGGTTTCACGGGTTCAACCACCGTGATTTTGGAGCTCCCACAGCCCATGTTTATCGCTCAGGACAGCGCGAGCATTCAGCGCGGCTCCGGAACTCTTTGATCTGTGTCAAGTTCTCATACACTGTCGCATTCCAACACATGAGCTAAGAACTCGCAACCATCGTCGTCATGGACTCTCTGCGTTGCTACGATTCGTTGCTACAATAAATCTGACCCCTTTCCAGAGGTCATGTAACCTGTTAGGTTGCCTTGGCTTTGCGCTAGTCAATAATAAAACACGCGTTTATACTGGTAATTGATTATTCAAATAAAAGTGGCATCAACATTACTCAGTTAATTTGTCACTATTCATTAGAATTAAACCAAACAGTtaacttttaattatatatatatatatatatatatatatatatatatatatatatatatatatatatatatatatatatatatatatatatatatatatatatatatatatatatatatatatgtttgctaTAAGTAGCAAAATGTATAGTTTCTGTGTGGTTAAATGTTTCAAACacagatactttaaaaaaattgtttacatattAATTCTAATCAGTTTGCCTATGGTCAGTTGGCCATCTGGATCCCTTAGGCAcccttatattatattatattatattatattatattatattatattatattatattatattatattatattatattttttatttatttatttattttgcataggcaaggcatgtttatttatataacacatttcaatggtaattcaaagtgctttacataaaataaaagaaaataataataacaaatatacggaagttctaagagttataacgagaaaacaagaagaaaaatattataatgcatggccactTAGAACTTTCGTACAAATAATcacaacattaaaacaaataaataaaaacggcaaatgatttaaaaactgatttaaagacttaaaataaatgtaacacagTTAAGATAGAAAAttgttatacataaaatatagtgcatataatgtattataattttagtGCATATAATGTATACACAATTTTCTTTGAGagtaatatttatatgtatacataaatgttttttttttcatcaaatctaGATctgatttacaattatttttttacatctttgtaTGAGTGTTGGCAATAATCCACATAGTCTGATGAGTCAGACCTATAATTGGTGGGCTGGGTGTCTTTTATGGTTGTAGTTGAGGAAAGGTGACTAGGTGACATATAATGTGTAATAGAGATCTGTCAAGCCATGGCCAATTGTTTTATGACAGGtatgtaattaaatgtagccAACACATCATCAGTAAATTTCCAGTAAATGTAGCCAACACatcaaataaaaaggaaataaaaacactGGCATATGAACTGCATGTCCAATGGGATTATTATGGTCCATTAtgtggcgcacacacacacacacacacacacacacacacacgtttgtttttgtgaaaagtggggacatcccataggcgtaatggtttttatactgtagaaactgtatattctatcgccattcaccaaccctacccctaaacctaaccctcacaggaaactttgtgcatttttactttctcaaaaaacctcattctgtatgatttataagtgttttgaaaaatggggacatgggttatgtcctcataagtctccctctccttgtaatacctgtgtcatacccatgtcattatacagagttgtgtcctgatatgtcacaaaaacatgcccacaaacacacacacacacacatataggctAACTTGAAAATTCCTCCCATTATAACataaagaaagacaaagaaagaaagaaaaagaaagaaagaaaaaagaaagaaaagctttAGATTCAGAttatttaaactgattttagATCGGACTGAAATAGATGAAGAACAACAGAGAACATCTCCAATGTGAACTTCAGAAGTAGATCCGCTTCACGCGAGCGCGCATTCAGACCAGAAGATGGTAGTCTCGCTCATCTTTTCTCCAGTCAACGCCCACGAACCCTGAACGAACCCGCCTGAAACAAAGCTCTGCAAATGGGAGAAGCTCTTATAACATCCTGCTTTTACCCAGCCAATGAAGTTGCCAGAAATAGGGCGGTAATAACATCTCGACCCACTCAACTTCAGCGAAATTCTGTCAGAGAAACTCGGCGCTGGCGGAGTGGAGTGTCTTCTGGATCCGTTGTAAGTTTGGATGAGACCAACCATGGCGCCCAATCAGGGTTCCAGGATGCTCAGTAAAGATGACGCGAATTGTAAACTTCACTTTCGGATGATAAACGAGCAACAGGTGGAGGATATCACCATCGATTTCTTCTACAAACCGCATACCATCACTTTACTGACGCTCACCGTTGTCAGCATAATGTACTTTGCGTTTACGAGGTAAGTAAACAAACAGCAGGTTTACGGCAGGACACTCCTGTCAGCATGGCAACGGCAATTCAGAGCGCGTGACAGCGTTCAGTCAAGCCGACTGCATCAGCTTAAATAGTTTAAAtggaattaagatattttgttagAATGTTGCCAACGCAGATTAGGTTAAcaactgctttaaattatttgaaaacctTAAATATTACACTAAGctcattaaaaatagttttcattatatttatattgttgttttcaaaaactaaaactaataaaattattaaaactttaaccaaaatgaaaatgcaaatacaaaatataaataataaaaactaataaaaatactgaCAATAGTATCTTCCTTTTACTATACTGGTCTGTCTTATTCTCCatttgccacacacacacacacacacgcccaccAGAGTCTGGTGACAATGTGAAAGGTTAGAGTTCTGTGATGTAATAATCATGGCTCTGATATGTCATCTGAACCTCGTGTTTTCATTGTTTTCGTGCAGGGATGATGGTGATTCTGATAATAACCTGCGTGTGGGTCTGCTGCTGGTTGGCTCTTTCTTTCTTGTTATCAGTGTTCTTGCCTTCCCCAACGGTACAATAATTGTTAATTTGCTTCTCAGTAGTATTACATACTTTTTAACTGGATGCAAATTGACTTTTGCCGAGTGCTTTCACTGCAggaaatttctgtcattattaacTCACACTCATGTCTTTTCTTCAATGGAACACAAAAGCAAATATTTGTAGTAGAATTTCCAAGCTACACTTTTCCATACAATACGTTCATAGGAATGACATGAAAATGAACTGTCCATTTAACAAGTTTTATGTCCCTACTAAATATATATGTCTTTCATTGGATTAAAAACATCTTTTAGGTCCTTTCACAAGACCTCATCCTGTTATATGGCGCATGGTTTTTGGTGAGTGACTGTTAACAGTCTCTTCTTGTGTATCAGCGGCTGAGTTGACTCAACGTCCAACACCTGGATCTATTGGCACTTTTCAGGTCTCAGTGTCCTTTACTTCCTCTTCCTGGTGTTCCTCATCTTCCTGAATTGGGATCAAGTGAAGGCGCTGTTGTATTGGCTGGACCCCAATCTACGTTACGCCACACGAGAAGCAGATGTCATGGTGAGTGATatccaaaaaaactaaattcatcCTTTTGTGAGAGGCTATAAAGTTTTTTGTCATCAATAAAACCATCACATCTTATACTCTTTGTTGCTGTAGGCCAacattttgtgtttatataaacAGTAACAAATCTGTACTAGCAGTtcaagtcattatttattttctcacttCTCAACTGGTCTGTCCTATGTTTTCTGCAATCTTTGATCTTGTTAAGTTCATCCGGTACTTTCAGGTAATTTTCCTGATTCCcataattataattcatttacAAACCAATATAAAAAGTCTGTTGCTGATGCATAATTATTGAACATTTAATTAAggcaagttaaaataaaaaaaaaataaagtgcatccttTTTTATACAATCTGTGATTTCCTGTATAATGTCATCTTTGCCTATAGCCGTATAGCTGAAACCCtcccttcagtgtgtgtgtgtgtgtgtgtgtttctaatcCGGTGAACTATGATTAATCAGTGTAAAGAGATAATGCCAGCTTTCTGTAAGAGGTTTCTATGTAGCTCAGAGGACGGCCTGACTGCGGACATCCAGCCAATAGGATTATTTGAATCTGTCCATTGACATCAGGCTCCATGTCATTCACTGTATCTAATTCGCCCCTAATTTgtgtcagtttttattttcattaatttgtaAAATTTGTGAAATTTGTTTCTTGAAAATAAAAGGCTTATATAGCCCTTATATGTCGTATAGCCAATAAAATAATCTATagtgtaaataattattataattttactatcTAATTTTACTatctaattgtttaattttgttttaattatttatttattttatcccaAATTGTACAGGAGTATGCCATAAACTGTCACGTGATTACATGGGAACGCATCCGgagtcattttgacatttttgcctTTGGTCATTTCTGGGGCTGGGCAATGAAAGCTCTACTCATCCGCAGCTACGGCCTCTGCTGGACCATCAGCATCACATGGGAGCTCACAGAggtaatgcattttatatatttaaactatttaaatgtcaaACGTTTGGGGgcagcttgattttttttatttcatgtttttttaagaagtctcttgtgctcaccaaagctgctgatttgatcaaataaatacagtaaaaactgtttaaagctccatatataaatgtttttggatATGGTTTGACACCATGAGTGGGTAGATGTCTTTCCCAATCGAATGCCTTAGAAAATAAGCAGCTGCTTATGCAATAGTACTGATTACGCAATTTCCTCGTAACGCCATACTTAATCTGTAAGAATTAATTTAAAGGAAATATGACTAAGTGTTCTTTGATTaaggaaataaaatagaaaatcacAGTTTGAGGTAAACCCTTCTAGTATCCTATTgagtataatttttataattgacagaTTTATTGTTTGAGTcgtgcctattattattattattattattattattactgttgacATCATTATATAAGCTGATGCCTAATATTGTAGCAGTGAAAACCGCCTGGATTGTTA encodes:
- the LOC113070369 gene encoding stathmin domain-containing protein 1-like isoform X3 → MVGLIQTYNGSRRHSTPPAPSFSDRISLKLSGSRCYYRPISGNFIGWSETLEVVVAQGGSRGDSAVSKMTTDSGVSLDAAEPSVLPGSVPRMLPPLQAQSPGLAQQSEERPESSEILEQLLVQGIIPAQPRQGGSGEAYDIMMDDAEKPKRRPPARLESLKIRKEQEVTRKEDIEMKMRQVEERRKLRLAETSVLGERAGPETQVED
- the LOC113070369 gene encoding stathmin domain-containing protein 1-like isoform X1; the encoded protein is MVGLIQTYNGSRRHSTPPAPSFSDRISLKLSGSRCYYRPISGNFIGWSETLEVVVAQGGSRGDSAVSKMTTDSGVSLDAAEPSVLPGSVPRMLPPLQAQSPGLAQQSEERPESSEILEQLLVQGIIPAQPRQGGSGEAYDIMMDDAEKPKRRPPARLESLKIRKEQEVTRKEDIEMKMRQVEERRKEKEQDLKHRLRIKSARPRVTAPVTAEGELDPTELLHSEQLPVPTRTKHLQMPINGESEHLRLTDSPELENDSSSRLQQTEGTDEGF
- the LOC113070369 gene encoding stathmin domain-containing protein 1-like isoform X2; its protein translation is MGCGSSKITVVEPVKPNSLNGNESETLEVVVAQGGSRGDSAVSKMTTDSGVSLDAAEPSVLPGSVPRMLPPLQAQSPGLAQQSEERPESSEILEQLLVQGIIPAQPRQGGSGEAYDIMMDDAEKPKRRPPARLESLKIRKEQEVTRKEDIEMKMRQVEERRKEKEQDLKHRLRIKSARPRVTAPVTAEGELDPTELLHSEQLPVPTRTKHLQMPINGESEHLRLTDSPELENDSSSRLQQTEGTDEGF